The Daucus carota subsp. sativus chromosome 7, DH1 v3.0, whole genome shotgun sequence genome window below encodes:
- the LOC108194080 gene encoding uncharacterized protein At1g15400-like, with translation MEGLQRSAVSFRRQGSSGLIWDDNLLKAEIDRFDQRKANQDQADEEAMKKEDENDAVASVEKVKDEIKPIKTGGSGSTMERSRSNGGRAYRTGKVSPAIDPPSPKVSACGFCGGAFGKRKEARAQRKPRSGKRKV, from the coding sequence ATGGAAGGATTACAGAGATCTGCAGTATCGTTCAGAAGGCAAGGCTCGTCAGGTCTGATCTGGGACGATAATCTTCTCAAAGCCGAGATTGATCGATTCGATCAGCGTAAAGCTAATCAAGACCAAGCAGATGAAGAAGCGATGAAGAAGGAAGATGAAAACGACGCCGTTGCGTCTGTTGAGAAAGTCAAAGATGAGATTAAGCCGATAAAGACGGGCGGATCTGGAAGTACGATGGAGAGGAGCAGATCTAACGGCGGACGCGCGTATCGTACGGGTAAGGTGTCGCCGGCGATTGATCCGCCGTCGCCGAAGGTTTCGGCTTGTGGATTTTGTGGCGGTGCGTTTGGGAAACGCAAGGAGGCGCGTGCTCAGCGGAAGCCGAGATCTGGTAAGCGTAAGGTGTGA